One window from the genome of Streptococcus halotolerans encodes:
- a CDS encoding IS110 family transposase gives MRTVFGIDVSKTSSEVAILVNGEKVHGYTMPNDSIGFNQLLGDLKTVPNPEIVFEATGVYSRRLQAFLEENGYAYTRLNPLEAKKQLDSLRVRKTDKMDAEKLAQSQFVLNRKPTYVQKEIYQQLRDLSRFYQNLTEDIVRAKNRLHKVLQVTFPELENLLSTPTGEQYWHLVMAFPCKVFVLSLTQSQLIDSIRQSTTKRISEKRVEYLTNKLTELAKQSYCAVKKTSPMLEEVRYYAQELLRLSERRQAVLDEMVILAKPLPEYDILLSIPGIAETTATSIIGELGDIRRFQSANQINAFIGIDLRHYESGNFLAKEHITKRGNPYARKILLKGIHNIAAASHTKPCHIADFYENRKRQSQMTSTKPHTIASIHRLIRTIYYLKTHNKRYDYILTQNR, from the coding sequence ATGCGTACAGTATTTGGGATTGATGTGAGTAAAACAAGTTCAGAAGTGGCCATTCTAGTCAACGGTGAGAAGGTTCACGGTTACACCATGCCTAATGATTCTATCGGCTTTAATCAGCTTCTAGGAGACTTGAAAACTGTCCCTAATCCTGAGATTGTCTTTGAAGCGACAGGCGTCTATTCTCGTCGTCTTCAGGCTTTTCTTGAGGAAAATGGCTACGCCTATACTCGACTCAATCCGCTGGAAGCTAAGAAGCAACTGGATAGCCTACGTGTCCGTAAAACCGACAAAATGGACGCTGAAAAGTTAGCACAGTCTCAGTTTGTACTGAATCGTAAACCAACCTATGTCCAAAAGGAAATCTATCAACAGCTACGTGATTTAAGCCGCTTTTATCAGAATCTGACAGAAGATATTGTCCGTGCTAAGAATCGCCTACACAAAGTGCTGCAGGTCACTTTCCCTGAGTTAGAAAACCTCTTATCAACACCAACTGGTGAACAGTACTGGCATTTGGTCATGGCTTTTCCGTGCAAAGTGTTTGTATTGAGCTTAACTCAAAGTCAGTTAATCGATAGCATTCGTCAATCTACGACCAAACGCATTTCCGAAAAGCGTGTCGAGTATCTGACTAATAAACTGACAGAACTCGCTAAACAGTCCTACTGTGCTGTCAAGAAAACCTCTCCAATGCTTGAAGAGGTCCGTTACTATGCACAAGAACTGCTAAGATTGTCTGAACGCAGACAGGCTGTTCTGGACGAAATGGTAATTCTAGCCAAACCTTTGCCTGAATATGACATCTTACTATCTATTCCTGGTATCGCTGAAACCACAGCGACAAGCATTATAGGCGAACTCGGAGACATTCGCCGTTTTCAGTCTGCCAATCAAATCAACGCCTTTATTGGGATTGATCTGAGACACTATGAATCTGGGAACTTCTTAGCCAAAGAACATATCACCAAACGCGGGAACCCTTACGCAAGAAAGATTCTATTAAAGGGCATCCATAACATCGCTGCAGCTAGTCATACTAAGCCCTGCCATATCGCAGATTTCTATGAGAATCGAAAAAGACAATCGCAGATGACTTCAACTAAGCCACATACGATTGCCTCTATACATCGCCTCATCAGGACAATATATTATCTCAAAACGCATAACAAACGTTACGATTATATTTTAACCCAAAATCGGTAA
- a CDS encoding ABC transporter ATP-binding protein, with product MEKTDNVILSAKDVVVEFDVRDRVLTAIRGVSIDLIEGEVLAVVGESGSGKSVLTKTFTGMLESNGRIASGSINYRGKELSSLKSHKDWEEIRGAKIATIFQDPMTSLDPIKSIGSQITEVIIKHQGKSKSEAKKMAIDYMESVGIPEAAKRFKEYPFQYSGGMRQRIVIAIALACRPDILICDEPTTALDVTIQAQIIKLLKDLQAEYSFTTIFITHDLGVVASIADKVAVMYAGDIVEYGTVEDIFYDPHHPYTWSLLSSLPQLADETGVLFSIPGAPPSLYKPIVGDAFAPRSRYAMQIDFEEEAPKFYVNDNHWAKTWLLHPDAPDVDKPEMIQDLHSKISQKLGKERVEQ from the coding sequence ATGGAAAAAACAGATAATGTTATATTAAGTGCTAAAGATGTTGTTGTTGAATTTGATGTGCGTGATCGTGTTTTGACTGCCATTAGAGGTGTCTCAATTGACCTTATTGAAGGCGAAGTCCTGGCAGTTGTCGGTGAGTCTGGTTCCGGAAAATCAGTATTAACAAAAACATTCACTGGGATGCTAGAAAGTAATGGCCGTATTGCTAGTGGATCGATTAATTACCGTGGAAAAGAGTTATCAAGTCTAAAGAGTCATAAGGATTGGGAAGAGATTCGTGGTGCTAAAATTGCCACTATTTTCCAAGATCCAATGACTTCATTAGATCCGATTAAGTCAATTGGTAGTCAAATTACAGAAGTCATTATTAAGCATCAAGGAAAGTCTAAGTCTGAAGCTAAAAAAATGGCGATTGACTACATGGAAAGTGTTGGTATTCCAGAAGCGGCGAAACGTTTTAAAGAGTATCCATTCCAGTATTCAGGAGGAATGCGTCAGCGTATTGTTATTGCGATTGCTTTGGCCTGTCGCCCTGATATTCTTATTTGTGATGAACCTACAACAGCTTTGGATGTTACCATCCAAGCTCAAATCATTAAGTTGCTTAAAGATTTGCAAGCTGAATATAGTTTCACAACTATATTTATTACACACGACTTAGGGGTAGTAGCAAGTATTGCGGACAAAGTGGCTGTTATGTATGCGGGTGATATCGTCGAATACGGCACAGTTGAGGATATTTTCTATGATCCTCACCACCCTTATACTTGGAGCTTATTGTCTAGTTTGCCGCAACTAGCAGATGAAACAGGTGTCTTATTCTCTATTCCAGGAGCTCCACCATCGTTGTATAAGCCAATTGTAGGAGATGCCTTTGCGCCACGTTCTCGTTATGCCATGCAAATTGACTTTGAAGAAGAAGCGCCAAAATTTTATGTTAATGATAACCACTGGGCCAAGACCTGGCTGTTACACCCAGATGCACCAGACGTTGATAAACCAGAAATGATACAAGATTTACATTCGAAAATTTCACAAAAACTAGGAAAAGAAAGGGTTGAACAATAA
- a CDS encoding IS3 family transposase (programmed frameshift), whose amino-acid sequence MSRRVRRQFTDDFKQQIVDLHNAGMKRSEIIKEYDLTPSTFDKWVRQAKTTGSFKSVDNLTNDQRELIALRKRNKELEMQLDILKQAAVIMAPKRQIITANKDKYSISAMCRWLNLPRSSYYYKAIEPVSETELEEKVKQIFLESKSRYGARKIKKCLETEGILLSRRRIRRIMKRWNLVSVYQQTTFKSHSKGKNEAPIPNRLARQFNQERPLEAIVTDLTYVRVGKRWAYVCLIIDLYNREIIGLSVGWQKTAELVKQAIQSIPYALTKVNLFHSDRGKEFDNQLIDEVLGAFGITRSLSQAGCPYDNAVAESTYRSFKIEFINQEIFHSLEELTLKTKDYVHWWNHHRIHGSLNYQTPMARRVIA is encoded by the exons ATGTCTAGAAGAGTACGTCGTCAATTCACTGATGACTTTAAACAACAAATCGTTGACCTTCACAATGCAGGTATGAAACGTAGCGAAATCATCAAAGAATATGATTTAACCCCCTCAACCTTTGACAAATGGGTGAGACAAGCTAAAACAACTGGTTCCTTCAAATCGGTTGATAATCTAACAAATGACCAACGGGAGCTCATAGCTCTTAGAAAACGCAATAAAGAACTCGAAATGCAGCTAGACATCCTAAAGCAAGCGGCAGTGATTATGGCAC CAAAAAGGCAAATAATCACTGCTAACAAGGATAAATACAGCATTTCAGCCATGTGTCGTTGGTTGAACCTCCCTCGTTCTAGCTATTACTACAAAGCCATAGAGCCAGTATCGGAAACTGAGCTTGAAGAAAAAGTTAAGCAGATTTTCCTTGAGAGCAAATCTAGATATGGTGCTCGAAAGATCAAGAAATGTCTGGAAACAGAAGGAATCCTCTTGTCTCGTCGTCGCATTCGTCGGATCATGAAGCGATGGAATCTCGTATCTGTTTACCAGCAGACTACCTTCAAGTCGCATTCTAAAGGGAAAAATGAAGCACCCATTCCAAATCGCTTAGCCAGACAATTCAATCAAGAAAGACCACTTGAAGCGATTGTAACAGACTTGACTTATGTCCGTGTTGGTAAGCGCTGGGCTTATGTTTGCTTGATAATAGACCTCTATAATCGTGAAATCATTGGTCTGTCAGTCGGTTGGCAGAAGACTGCAGAGCTCGTAAAGCAAGCGATTCAGAGTATCCCTTATGCCCTAACCAAGGTCAATCTTTTCCATTCTGATCGTGGTAAGGAGTTTGATAATCAGCTGATTGATGAGGTGTTAGGAGCATTTGGAATTACCCGTTCACTTAGTCAAGCAGGCTGTCCTTATGATAATGCCGTGGCTGAAAGTACTTATCGTTCCTTTAAAATTGAGTTTATTAATCAAGAAATCTTTCATTCGCTTGAAGAACTAACTCTCAAAACCAAGGACTACGTCCACTGGTGGAATCATCATCGCATTCACGGTAGTCTCAACTATCAAACCCCCATGGCTAGGCGAGTGATCGCTTAA
- a CDS encoding ABC transporter ATP-binding protein translates to MTQENILEVKHLHVDFHTYAGEVKAIREVNFELKKGETLAIVGESGSGKSVTTKTLMGLSAKNAEISGDILFKNRNLNDLKEEDWVKIRGNEIAMIFQDPMTSLDPTMKIGMQIAEPIMLHEKVSKKEALDRALELMKSVGIPNAEEHINDYPHQWSGGMRQRAVIAVALAGNPEILIADEPTTALDVTIQAQILNLMKDIQQKMSSSIIFITHDLGVVAGMADRVAVMYAGKIVEYGTVDEVFYNPQHPYTWGLLNSMPTTDTAAGALQSIPGTPPDLLNPPKGDAFAARNEFALDIDHEEEPPMFKVSKTHYAATWLLDERAPEITPPPQILKRWAKWQDKNGGAN, encoded by the coding sequence ATGACGCAGGAAAATATTTTAGAAGTTAAACATCTTCATGTTGATTTCCACACTTATGCCGGTGAAGTCAAAGCTATTCGTGAAGTTAACTTTGAACTTAAAAAGGGTGAGACACTTGCCATTGTAGGTGAGTCTGGCTCAGGTAAATCTGTAACAACGAAGACTCTCATGGGATTATCGGCAAAAAATGCTGAAATTTCTGGTGATATTCTTTTTAAAAATCGTAATCTTAATGATTTGAAAGAAGAAGATTGGGTTAAAATCCGTGGCAATGAAATTGCTATGATTTTCCAAGATCCTATGACAAGTCTTGATCCTACAATGAAAATTGGCATGCAAATTGCTGAGCCAATTATGCTGCACGAGAAAGTATCCAAAAAAGAAGCTTTGGATCGTGCACTTGAATTGATGAAAAGTGTCGGTATTCCAAATGCCGAAGAACATATTAATGATTACCCACATCAATGGTCAGGAGGCATGCGTCAGCGTGCAGTTATCGCTGTTGCACTAGCTGGTAATCCTGAAATTCTGATTGCGGATGAGCCCACAACAGCACTAGATGTGACCATCCAAGCGCAAATCTTGAATTTGATGAAAGACATTCAGCAAAAAATGTCAAGTTCTATTATTTTCATCACCCATGATTTAGGTGTTGTTGCTGGTATGGCTGACCGTGTTGCTGTTATGTATGCAGGTAAGATTGTCGAGTATGGTACGGTTGATGAGGTATTCTATAACCCACAGCATCCTTATACTTGGGGTCTGTTGAATTCAATGCCTACTACCGATACAGCTGCGGGAGCACTTCAGTCAATTCCGGGAACGCCTCCAGATTTGCTGAATCCTCCAAAAGGGGATGCTTTTGCGGCACGTAATGAATTTGCCTTAGACATCGACCACGAAGAAGAACCACCAATGTTTAAGGTATCAAAAACACACTATGCAGCAACATGGCTATTGGACGAAAGAGCTCCTGAAATAACACCCCCACCACAAATTTTAAAACGTTGGGCTAAATGGCAAGACAAAAACGGAGGGGCTAACTAA
- a CDS encoding ABC transporter ATP-binding protein encodes MENTRKKLVELKNVSLTFNKGKSNEVKAINNVSFDIYEGEVFGLVGESGSGKTTVGRAILKLYDINDGEIIFNGEKISHLKGKAQHNFRKQAQMIFQDPQASLNGRMKIRDIVAEGLDIHKLVSSKTERDEKVQRLLDLVGLNKDHLTRYPHEFSGGQRQRIGIARALAVEPKFIIADEPISALDVSIQAQVVNLMQKLQHDKGLTYLFIAHDLSMVKYISDRIGVMHWGKMLEIGTSDDVYNNPIHPYTKSLLSAIPEPDPEKERMRVHQVYDPQAELDGQERTMHEITPGHFVLATEEEAKIFKEQSKK; translated from the coding sequence ATGGAAAACACCAGAAAAAAATTAGTAGAATTAAAAAATGTTTCCCTCACATTTAACAAAGGGAAATCCAATGAAGTTAAAGCGATCAACAATGTTAGCTTTGATATCTATGAAGGTGAGGTCTTTGGGCTAGTTGGTGAATCTGGTTCAGGTAAAACAACAGTCGGTCGTGCTATTTTAAAACTTTATGATATTAACGATGGGGAAATCATCTTTAATGGTGAAAAAATCTCTCATCTTAAAGGAAAGGCACAACATAATTTCCGAAAACAAGCTCAAATGATTTTCCAGGATCCACAAGCAAGTCTTAATGGTCGGATGAAAATTAGAGATATTGTTGCTGAAGGATTGGATATTCATAAGCTTGTTTCCTCTAAAACGGAACGTGATGAAAAGGTTCAACGTCTCTTAGATTTAGTTGGGTTAAATAAAGATCACTTAACCCGTTATCCACATGAATTTTCGGGTGGACAGCGCCAACGTATTGGCATTGCTCGTGCTCTTGCCGTTGAGCCAAAGTTTATCATCGCTGACGAGCCTATATCTGCTTTGGATGTTTCGATTCAAGCCCAAGTTGTTAACTTGATGCAAAAATTACAACATGATAAAGGATTGACCTACCTCTTTATCGCCCATGACTTATCAATGGTGAAATACATCTCAGATCGTATCGGCGTTATGCATTGGGGAAAAATGCTGGAAATTGGGACTTCGGATGATGTCTATAATAATCCGATTCATCCATATACTAAGAGTCTTCTATCAGCTATTCCAGAGCCAGATCCTGAAAAAGAACGCATGCGTGTTCATCAAGTATATGATCCGCAAGCAGAATTAGATGGTCAAGAACGCACTATGCATGAAATCACACCAGGTCACTTCGTCCTCGCTACTGAAGAAGAAGCTAAGATCTTTAAAGAACAATCTAAAAAATAA
- a CDS encoding ABC transporter permease: MADKYQTFKLVGAGTSSTQEKIEKPALSFFQDAWRRLKKNKLAVVAMWFLVFLMVFSLASTLFVKQKDANSFKSKEVTTYRNLPPKISDNLPFWNGEIVYSGNTEANDAYADQGVPENQKFALGTDTLGRSLGKRIIVGIRISLLVALAATAIDLIIGVTYGLISGYVGGKVDTTMQRIIEVVSSIPNLVIVTMLGLLLGNGILSIIISIGLVGWTSMARQVRNLTLSYREREFVLAARSLGENGGKIAFKHIFPNISGIIIVQIMMTVPSAIMYEAVLSAINLGVKPPTASLGSLISDAQENLQYYPYQVLLPALALVIISLAFILLGDGLRDAFDPKSSND, encoded by the coding sequence ATGGCAGACAAATATCAAACGTTTAAACTTGTTGGTGCTGGAACATCTAGCACTCAAGAAAAAATTGAAAAGCCAGCACTATCCTTCTTTCAGGATGCTTGGCGTCGACTTAAAAAAAATAAATTAGCCGTTGTAGCAATGTGGTTTCTTGTCTTTTTGATGGTATTTTCTTTAGCATCAACTTTATTTGTAAAGCAAAAAGATGCCAACTCTTTTAAGTCAAAGGAAGTCACTACCTATCGAAATCTACCACCTAAGATCAGTGACAATTTACCATTTTGGAATGGTGAGATTGTTTACTCTGGCAATACAGAAGCTAACGATGCGTATGCAGATCAGGGTGTTCCAGAGAATCAAAAATTTGCTTTAGGAACAGATACTCTTGGTCGTAGCCTGGGTAAGCGTATTATTGTAGGGATTCGTATCTCGCTTTTGGTAGCCTTAGCCGCTACCGCGATTGACCTGATTATCGGAGTGACTTATGGTCTGATTTCTGGTTACGTTGGTGGGAAAGTTGATACGACGATGCAACGTATTATTGAGGTGGTATCATCAATTCCTAACTTAGTTATTGTAACGATGCTTGGACTCTTGCTTGGGAACGGGATCCTCTCGATTATTATCTCTATCGGTCTTGTTGGTTGGACATCAATGGCTCGTCAGGTACGTAACTTAACACTGTCTTATCGTGAGCGCGAATTTGTCCTTGCGGCTCGTTCTCTTGGTGAAAATGGTGGTAAAATCGCATTTAAGCATATTTTCCCTAATATTTCAGGGATTATCATTGTTCAAATTATGATGACCGTTCCAAGTGCGATCATGTACGAAGCAGTTCTATCTGCAATTAACCTCGGTGTGAAACCACCAACAGCTTCCCTTGGATCTTTAATCTCAGACGCTCAAGAAAACTTGCAATATTACCCATACCAAGTATTACTTCCAGCGCTTGCTCTTGTTATCATTTCCTTAGCATTTATCTTGCTTGGTGATGGTTTACGTGATGCATTCGATCCAAAATCAAGTAACGACTAA
- a CDS encoding peptide ABC transporter substrate-binding protein — MSMFSKTNWKRVGLGAVALTSTAVLVACGGGKSSSSASDKSVINWSIPTEINTLDLSKNTDTYSNMAIGNSGSNLLRLDGKGGTEPDLAKKVEVSEDGLTYTATLRDGLKWSDGSDLTAEDFVYSWQRMVDPKTASEYAYLATESHLENADKINSGDEKDLNKLGVKADGNKVIFTLTSPTPQFMEYLAFTNFMPQKKEFVEKTGKDYGTNSKSQLYSGPYKVEGWNGSNNKFKLVKNKNYWNAKNVKTETVNIQVVKKPDTAVQMYKQGDLDAANISGTTAIYNANKNSKELVTVPEATSAYMVYNQTGEVKALANENIRKALNLATDREGVVKAAVDTGSKPATALAPTGLAALEDGTDLTKHVAPGYSYDAKEAKKLFEAGLKEIGEDKLTITVTSDADSPVAKNTLDYLKSTWEDALPGLTVEEKFVPFKQRLEDTKNQNFEVAIALWGGDYPEGSTFYGMFTSDASYNYGKFTSEEYDKAYEEAIGKNALDKKASADNYKAAEKALYDHAFYNPLYFRSTESLQNPAIKGLVRNSTGLSTDFTHAYKK, encoded by the coding sequence ATGTCAATGTTTTCAAAAACAAATTGGAAGCGTGTTGGTTTAGGAGCAGTTGCTCTGACATCAACGGCTGTATTAGTTGCTTGTGGCGGTGGAAAATCATCTTCGTCTGCTTCAGATAAGAGTGTTATCAATTGGTCAATTCCAACTGAAATCAATACATTGGATTTATCTAAAAATACAGACACCTATTCCAACATGGCGATTGGTAACTCAGGAAGTAACCTACTTCGCCTTGATGGTAAAGGTGGCACAGAGCCGGATTTAGCTAAAAAAGTTGAAGTATCTGAGGATGGTCTCACCTATACAGCAACTCTTCGTGATGGCTTAAAATGGTCAGATGGCAGTGATTTAACGGCAGAAGATTTTGTTTATTCATGGCAACGTATGGTAGATCCTAAAACAGCTTCTGAGTATGCTTATCTTGCAACAGAATCACATCTTGAAAACGCTGATAAAATCAATTCAGGTGACGAAAAAGATTTGAACAAACTTGGTGTTAAAGCTGATGGAAATAAAGTCATCTTTACTTTAACAAGTCCGACACCTCAGTTCATGGAGTATCTTGCTTTCACAAACTTCATGCCTCAGAAGAAAGAATTTGTTGAAAAAACTGGAAAAGACTATGGAACAAATTCTAAATCACAACTTTATTCAGGTCCTTATAAAGTCGAAGGCTGGAACGGTTCTAACAATAAATTCAAGCTTGTTAAAAATAAAAACTACTGGAATGCTAAAAATGTCAAAACAGAAACGGTAAATATCCAAGTCGTTAAAAAACCAGATACAGCGGTCCAAATGTACAAACAAGGTGACTTGGATGCAGCCAATATCTCAGGAACAACTGCTATTTATAATGCCAACAAAAATAGTAAAGAACTTGTAACTGTTCCAGAAGCTACTTCAGCTTATATGGTTTATAACCAAACAGGTGAAGTTAAAGCTTTAGCTAATGAAAATATTCGTAAAGCCCTTAACCTTGCGACAGATCGTGAGGGAGTTGTCAAAGCTGCCGTTGACACTGGATCAAAACCAGCTACTGCCTTGGCACCTACTGGACTAGCAGCTTTGGAAGATGGTACAGATTTAACAAAACACGTTGCTCCAGGCTACTCATACGACGCTAAAGAAGCTAAAAAATTATTCGAAGCTGGCCTAAAAGAAATCGGAGAAGACAAACTCACCATTACGGTTACATCTGATGCTGATTCTCCAGTTGCTAAAAATACACTAGATTATTTAAAATCAACTTGGGAAGATGCTCTTCCAGGATTGACTGTCGAAGAGAAATTCGTACCATTTAAACAACGTTTGGAAGATACGAAGAACCAAAACTTTGAAGTTGCAATAGCACTTTGGGGTGGTGACTATCCAGAAGGATCAACTTTCTATGGTATGTTCACATCTGATGCCTCATACAATTACGGTAAGTTCACCAGTGAAGAATATGATAAAGCATACGAAGAAGCTATCGGTAAAAATGCTTTAGATAAAAAAGCGTCAGCTGATAATTATAAAGCTGCTGAGAAAGCTCTTTATGATCATGCTTTCTATAACCCATTGTACTTCCGTAGTACAGAATCATTGCAAAATCCAGCTATTAAGGGACTCGTCCGTAATTCAACTGGTTTGAGTACAGACTTCACGCACGCTTATAAAAAATAA
- a CDS encoding ATP-binding cassette domain-containing protein has protein sequence MPEKLVDIKDLEISFGEGKKKFVAVKNANFFINKGETFSLVGESGSGKTTIGRAIIGLNDTSSGEIVYDGKVINKKLSKSDEREMLQKIQMIFQDPAASLNERATVDYIISEGLYNFGLFKDDKDRQDKVAKMMTEVGLLSEHLTRYPHEFSGGQRQRIGIARALVMDPEFIIADEPISALDVSVRAQVLNLLKRMQEEKGLTYLFIAHDLSVVRFISDRIAVIYKGVIVEVAETEELFRNPIHPYTKSLLSAVPIPDPILERQKELVVYDPEQHDYDTEEPSMVEVLPGHYVWGSPTEISKYKLENPYK, from the coding sequence ATGCCAGAGAAATTAGTTGACATTAAAGATTTGGAAATCTCTTTCGGTGAAGGCAAAAAGAAATTTGTTGCCGTCAAGAATGCGAATTTCTTTATCAATAAAGGAGAAACATTCTCTTTAGTAGGAGAGTCAGGTTCTGGGAAAACAACGATTGGTCGGGCAATCATTGGACTAAATGATACCAGTAGTGGTGAGATTGTCTACGATGGAAAAGTGATTAATAAGAAACTGTCTAAATCAGATGAGAGAGAAATGCTCCAAAAGATTCAAATGATTTTTCAGGATCCTGCAGCTAGTTTGAATGAACGTGCGACAGTGGATTATATCATTTCTGAAGGATTATATAATTTTGGACTTTTTAAAGATGATAAGGACCGTCAAGATAAAGTCGCTAAAATGATGACCGAAGTTGGTTTGCTTTCGGAACATTTAACACGCTATCCTCATGAGTTTTCAGGAGGACAACGTCAGCGGATTGGTATCGCTCGTGCATTGGTTATGGATCCAGAATTCATTATTGCAGACGAACCGATATCAGCTTTAGATGTTTCCGTTCGAGCTCAAGTGCTCAATCTTTTAAAACGGATGCAGGAAGAAAAAGGACTAACTTACCTTTTCATTGCACACGATTTATCAGTAGTAAGATTTATCTCGGATCGAATAGCTGTTATCTATAAGGGTGTTATTGTCGAAGTTGCTGAGACTGAAGAATTGTTCAGAAATCCAATTCATCCATATACCAAATCCTTATTATCTGCTGTGCCAATTCCAGATCCAATTCTGGAGCGCCAGAAAGAATTGGTCGTTTATGATCCAGAACAACATGATTATGATACAGAGGAACCAAGCATGGTTGAGGTGTTGCCTGGTCATTACGTTTGGGGAAGCCCGACGGAAATTTCTAAATATAAGTTAGAAAATCCATACAAATAA
- a CDS encoding ABC transporter permease: MIKYILKRLAILLVTLWVVITLSFFLMQVMPGTPYNNPRLTDEMIALMNKQYGLDKPVWQQYVKYLFDILQGDFGTSYQSINQPVSRMLSQRLGVSVQLGLQALIIGIGSGLVVGAISARNKNNKIDGFLSVVSTMGISVPSFIIGLLLLDYLGFKWQLLPLSGWGTFAQSVLPTLGLAIPIFAQVTRFFRSEMIETLNSDYIQLARAKGLTVRQVTNKHAYRNSMIPVLTLVGPLAAGVLTGSALMERIFSIPGIGQLFVTAIPTKDYPVIMGTTIVYSVMLMVAILATDIIISIVDPRVRLQ; the protein is encoded by the coding sequence ATGATAAAATACATTCTAAAACGCCTAGCCATACTTTTGGTAACTTTATGGGTGGTAATTACACTTTCTTTCTTCCTTATGCAGGTAATGCCAGGAACACCCTACAACAACCCTCGCTTGACAGATGAAATGATTGCTTTAATGAACAAGCAGTATGGTCTTGACAAACCCGTTTGGCAACAATATGTAAAATATCTTTTTGATATTTTACAAGGAGATTTTGGGACAAGTTACCAATCCATCAACCAACCCGTATCACGTATGCTTAGCCAAAGGCTTGGTGTATCTGTTCAACTTGGGCTGCAAGCTCTAATCATCGGTATTGGTAGTGGACTTGTTGTGGGCGCAATTTCTGCTCGTAATAAGAACAATAAGATTGATGGTTTTCTTAGTGTTGTGTCAACAATGGGAATTTCAGTGCCTTCTTTCATTATTGGACTTTTACTTCTTGATTATCTAGGCTTTAAATGGCAACTACTGCCGCTTTCTGGTTGGGGAACATTTGCACAATCGGTTTTACCAACATTAGGTCTTGCAATCCCTATTTTTGCTCAAGTGACGCGGTTTTTCCGTAGTGAAATGATTGAGACTTTGAATTCTGATTATATTCAGTTAGCTCGTGCTAAAGGGTTGACGGTGCGTCAAGTAACGAACAAACATGCTTATCGTAATTCCATGATTCCAGTGTTGACCTTGGTTGGTCCTCTGGCAGCAGGTGTTTTAACTGGTTCTGCCTTGATGGAAAGAATCTTTTCAATTCCGGGTATTGGTCAGTTATTCGTTACAGCGATTCCGACAAAAGACTATCCAGTTATTATGGGGACAACAATTGTCTACTCTGTGATGTTGATGGTGGCTATTTTAGCGACAGATATCATTATTAGTATCGTTGACCCTCGCGTTCGCTTGCAGTAA